A single genomic interval of Cataglyphis hispanica isolate Lineage 1 chromosome 25, ULB_Chis1_1.0, whole genome shotgun sequence harbors:
- the LOC126858382 gene encoding protein tumorous imaginal discs, mitochondrial-like isoform X1: MRLSCNMATGKGLIVIFLPRTINFIGNNKLKKFSCNVLQQGNTCRRHLMTVASTVGCLNRDKAEKNTLGRIVQSHRAIHLTNRLLKRNYYEILGVSKNASAKDIKKAYYQLAKKYHPDTNKGDPDASKKFQEVSEAYEVLSDDTKRKEFDTWGATSEQMGMGMGNQGSKNYNQHWQYRSSVNAEELFRKIFGDAGFQSGAFNDFEDFAETTYGFGAAQEVIMNLTFSQAARGVNKDIEVNVIDVCPKCRGSRCELGTKPAKCHYCNGTGMETISTGPFVMSSTCRYCQGTRIHIKFPCTECQAKGQTVQRKRVTVPVPAGVEDGQTIRMPIGNKEIFVTFRVEKSRYFRRDGPDVHTEAGISLAQAVLGGTIRVEGVYEDQTIQITPGTSSHTRIRLSGKGLKKVNGVGYGDHYVTIKVIVPKKLTDKQRALLQAYAELETDTPGNIYGVTYKTDGTKESYSGPLHLVESIRIALGNSSNHEKQSLSSEPEHPGDKHYNRPVHTKATSDAGSKNNTNAAEMQRQKMP, translated from the exons ATGCGTCTTTCGTGCAACATGGCGACCGGCAAAGGACTGATTGTGATTTTCCTTCCGAGaactatcaattttattggcaacaataaactaaaaaaattctcatgcAACGTTCTACAGCAGGGCAACACGTGTCGGCGACACCTGATGACCGTTGCGTCGACTGTCGGCTGTCTGAATCGCGACAAAGCAGAAAAAA atacttTAGGAAGGATAGTGCAATCACATAGAGCCATACATTTAACAAATAGATTGTTAAAACGCAATTATTACGAGATTCTGGGTGTTTCCAAGAATGCCTCAGCCAAAGACATAAAAAAGGCATATTATCAATTAGCTAAAAAATACCATCCTGATACAAATAAAGGAGATCCGGATGCTAGTAAAAAGTTTCAGGAAGTTTCCGAAGCTTATGAAGTATTAAGCGATGATACTAAGAGGAAGGAATTTGATACATGGGGTGCAACTTCTGAACAAATGGGGATGGGAATGGGTAATCAGGGATCCAAAAATTACAATCAACACTGGCAATATAGATCATCTGTTAACGCGGAGGaattgtttagaaaaatatttggcgATGCTGGATTTCAAAGCGGAGCCTTTAATGACTTTGAAGATTTTGCAGAGACAACATACGGTTTCGGAGCAGCTCAAGAA gtaataatgaatttaacattttccCAAGCTGCCAGAGGTGTGAATAAAGATATCGAGGTAAATGTAATAGACGTTTGTCCGAAATGTCGTGGCTCACGTTGCGAGCTCGGGACGAAACCGGCAAAATGTCACTACTGCAACGGTACAGGAATGGAAACAATAAGCACTGGCCCTTTCGTAATGAGCTCGACCTGTCGATATTGTCAAGGCACAAGAATACACATCAAATTTCCTTGCACAGAGTGTCAAGCGAAAGGACAAACG GTACAACGTAAAAGAGTGACAGTACCGGTTCCCGCCGGAGTGGAAGATGGTCAAACGATTCGTATGCCGATCGGTAACAAGGAGATATTCGTGACATTCCGTGTAGAAAAGTCCCGATATTTTCGCCGCGATGGCCCCGACGTGCACACCGAAGCAGGAATCTCGCTGGCACAAGCGGTGCTGGGCGGTACGATACGAGTGGAAGGCGTATATGAGGATCAGACTATCCAAATAACGCCAGGCACATCGTCCCACACACGGATCCGTTTGAGTGGCAAAGGGTTAAAGAAGGTCAATGGAGTTGGTTACGGCGATCATTACGTGACCATTAAAGTCATAGTGCCTAAAAAATTGACCGATAAGCAGCGAGCGTTGTTACAAGCGTACGCCGAGCTTGAGACCGATACCCCCGGCAATATATATGGTGTAACATATAAAACAGACG GTACAAAAGAAAGTTACTCAGGTCCGCTACACTTGGTGGAGTCTATACGAATAGCATTAGGAAATTCGTCTAATCACGAAAAACAATCTTTGTCATCTGAGCCCGAACATCCGGGAGATAAACACTACAATAGACCTGTGCATACCAAAGCCACATCGGATGCTGGCAGCAAAAATAACACTAATGCTGCTGAAATGCAACGGCAGAAAATGCcttag
- the LOC126858382 gene encoding protein tumorous imaginal discs, mitochondrial-like isoform X2 has protein sequence MRLSCNMATGKGLIVIFLPRTINFIGNNKLKKFSCNVLQQGNTCRRHLMTVASTVGCLNRDKAEKNTLGRIVQSHRAIHLTNRLLKRNYYEILGVSKNASAKDIKKAYYQLAKKYHPDTNKGDPDASKKFQEVSEAYEVLSDDTKRKEFDTWGATSEQMGMGMGNQGSKNYNQHWQYRSSVNAEELFRKIFGDAGFQSGAFNDFEDFAETTYGFGAAQEVIMNLTFSQAARGVNKDIEVNVIDVCPKCRGSRCELGTKPAKCHYCNGTGMETISTGPFVMSSTCRYCQGTRIHIKFPCTECQAKGQTVQRKRVTVPVPAGVEDGQTIRMPIGNKEIFVTFRVEKSRYFRRDGPDVHTEAGISLAQAVLGGTIRVEGVYEDQTIQITPGTSSHTRIRLSGKGLKKVNGVGYGDHYVTIKVIVPKKLTDKQRALLQAYAELETDTPGNIYGVTYKTDGTAGPKIQTQARQDVQNDQNDGLLGKIKKAIFG, from the exons ATGCGTCTTTCGTGCAACATGGCGACCGGCAAAGGACTGATTGTGATTTTCCTTCCGAGaactatcaattttattggcaacaataaactaaaaaaattctcatgcAACGTTCTACAGCAGGGCAACACGTGTCGGCGACACCTGATGACCGTTGCGTCGACTGTCGGCTGTCTGAATCGCGACAAAGCAGAAAAAA atacttTAGGAAGGATAGTGCAATCACATAGAGCCATACATTTAACAAATAGATTGTTAAAACGCAATTATTACGAGATTCTGGGTGTTTCCAAGAATGCCTCAGCCAAAGACATAAAAAAGGCATATTATCAATTAGCTAAAAAATACCATCCTGATACAAATAAAGGAGATCCGGATGCTAGTAAAAAGTTTCAGGAAGTTTCCGAAGCTTATGAAGTATTAAGCGATGATACTAAGAGGAAGGAATTTGATACATGGGGTGCAACTTCTGAACAAATGGGGATGGGAATGGGTAATCAGGGATCCAAAAATTACAATCAACACTGGCAATATAGATCATCTGTTAACGCGGAGGaattgtttagaaaaatatttggcgATGCTGGATTTCAAAGCGGAGCCTTTAATGACTTTGAAGATTTTGCAGAGACAACATACGGTTTCGGAGCAGCTCAAGAA gtaataatgaatttaacattttccCAAGCTGCCAGAGGTGTGAATAAAGATATCGAGGTAAATGTAATAGACGTTTGTCCGAAATGTCGTGGCTCACGTTGCGAGCTCGGGACGAAACCGGCAAAATGTCACTACTGCAACGGTACAGGAATGGAAACAATAAGCACTGGCCCTTTCGTAATGAGCTCGACCTGTCGATATTGTCAAGGCACAAGAATACACATCAAATTTCCTTGCACAGAGTGTCAAGCGAAAGGACAAACG GTACAACGTAAAAGAGTGACAGTACCGGTTCCCGCCGGAGTGGAAGATGGTCAAACGATTCGTATGCCGATCGGTAACAAGGAGATATTCGTGACATTCCGTGTAGAAAAGTCCCGATATTTTCGCCGCGATGGCCCCGACGTGCACACCGAAGCAGGAATCTCGCTGGCACAAGCGGTGCTGGGCGGTACGATACGAGTGGAAGGCGTATATGAGGATCAGACTATCCAAATAACGCCAGGCACATCGTCCCACACACGGATCCGTTTGAGTGGCAAAGGGTTAAAGAAGGTCAATGGAGTTGGTTACGGCGATCATTACGTGACCATTAAAGTCATAGTGCCTAAAAAATTGACCGATAAGCAGCGAGCGTTGTTACAAGCGTACGCCGAGCTTGAGACCGATACCCCCGGCAATATATATGGTGTAACATATAAAACAGACG GCACAGCAGGTCCAAAGATACAAACTCAAGCGAGACAAGATGTTCAAAATGATCAAAATGATGGTCTgcttggaaaaattaaaaaagctatATTTGGATAA
- the LOC126858388 gene encoding WD repeat-containing protein 89, which translates to MSKIIESLKRLNVENSIDSIEQNNEKIGKKSELTLLMEETVSHDRNYILSVCGTQSEPEFRIGAALSDHSCVIYSVGESLNRVITLEHNQAPIVGVKFSHTSRNILYTATNDGQITACDLRAKGKVVAEFKDSTENGKTKPLASFDINCDDRLIAGGTEHTGGDAFILFWDVRYNGSKMENKNNLLGGYWESHMDDVTCLSFHSVKQNVLASGSTDGLMNIFDLTQPSEDLALTCSLNTESSVDRLGWLTDDSLWCTTHTHTLQLWDCEGASAYATFMRNQLVVSQNDDPDSCYLVRFHATNAFGQPFLLAGSSTAKGENLRCLNIMKNRLETCHEMIGNKQIVRDSWIHEKSNCLVTVGEGSIINIWQQAEATQQNSFCKMLTKISNGKARDRHHRTKPY; encoded by the exons ATGTCGAAGATAATAGAGTCATTGAAGAGATTGAATGTCGAGAATAGCATAGACTCAATCGAACAAAACAATGAGAAGATTGGTAAGAAGAGCGAGCTGACGTTATTAATGGAAGAGACAGTGTCACACGATCGAAACTACATTCTCTCCGTTTGTGGAACTCAAag TGAACCAGAATTTAGAATCGGAGCAGCATTATCAGATCATTcatgtgtaatatattctgTTGGTGAGTCATTAAATCGAGTGATTACGCTAGAACACAATCAAGCGCCTATTGTGGGAGTTAAATTCAGTCATACTtccagaaatatattatatactgcTACTAACGATGGACAAATCACAGCTTGTGATTTGCGTGCTAAGGGAAAGGTCGTGGCAGAATTTAAAG atagcaCAGAGAATGGCAAAACAAAACCTTTGGCCAGCTTTGATATTAACTGTGATGATAGACTCATAGCTGGTGGAACAGAACACACAGGTGgagatgcatttattttgttttgggATGTGAGATATAATGGTtctaaaatggaaaataaaaacaatctcCTTGGTGGATATTGGGAATCTCATATGGATGATGTCACTTGTCTAAGTTTTCATTCTGTAAAGCAGAATGTCTTGGCATCTGGTAGTACAGATGGtctaatgaatatatttgatcTCACGCAGCCTTCTGAGGATTTGGCCTTAACATGCTCATTGAACACTGAATCATCAGTG GATAGGCTAGGTTGGTTAACTGATGATTCTCTGTGGTGTacaacacatacacatacattacaATTATGGGATTGTGAAGGTGCCAGTGCATATGCAACATTTATGCGAAATCAGTTGGTTGTATCACAG AATGATGATCCTGATAGTTGCTATTTAGTGAGATTCCATGCTACAAATGCATTCGGACAACCATTTCTGCTAGCAGGTTCTAGTACAGCTAAAGG GGAGAATCTAAGATGCTTGAACATCATGAAGAATCGTCTGGAAACATGTCACGAGATGATAGGAAATAAGCAAATAGTACGGGATAGTTGGATACATGAAAAA AGTAATTGTTTGGTGACAGTTGGCGAGGGaagtattatcaatatatggCAGCAAGCGGAAGCGACGCAACAAAATTCCTTCTGCAAGATGTTGACTAAAATTAGCAATGGAAAAGCTCGCGATCGACATCACAGAACTAAACCCTATTAA